One stretch of Phaeodactylum tricornutum CCAP 1055/1 chromosome 9, whole genome shotgun sequence DNA includes these proteins:
- a CDS encoding predicted protein — protein sequence MIQCYDPSTLQRLGEVPAMTPDNVHDLLVKASIAQKEWARTSFAQRRRVLRTIQKYIVHHVEDICRVASRDSGKPKVDALLGEVLTTCEKIRAVNAYGELWLRPSYRPTGPLMLHKTAFVEYVPLGIVAPIAPWNYPFHNLLNHIISGIFAGNAVVGKVSEHTSWSASYFGRIVARALVEHGHNPNLCAIVTGYGDAGAALVSHPLVDKVVFTGSPGIGKKVMETASHVLKPVILELGGKDAMVVMEDCQLKDVVPWVMRGCFQNCGQNCVGIERVLVYESLHDAFVEEVTAQVKALRQGIPLETCGSSADVDCGSMVMDGQLDLIQALVDDAVKQGATVVTGGKRAVNGNGQFYEPTILTGVTAEMRVFQEEVFGPVMTIVRVPKDDDEACLRLVNNSAFGLGSSVYCGNQRRGLALGRQIRSGMLCINDFGSNYLVQSLPFGGVKESGFGRFAGIEGLQAMCLERSILVDRIPGIKTTIPPPINYPIDKQKGLPFAASLIQLFYNESIIGKIKGIFGLIKFG from the coding sequence ATGATCCAGTGTTACGATCCTTCCACCTTGCAGCGTTTGGGCGAAGTCCCTGCCATGACACCCGATAATGTCCACGACTTGCTCGTCAAGGCTTCGATTGCCCAAAAGGAATGGGCCCGAACCTCCTTTGCCCAACGCCGTCGCGTACTCCGGACCATACAAAAATACATTGTCCATCACGTCGAGGATATTTGCCGAGTGGCGAGCCGTGATTCCGGTAAACCCAAAGTCGACGCACTTTTGGGCGAAGTCCTCACCACGTGTGAAAAAATACGCGCCGTCAACGCTTATGGCGAGCTCTGGTTGCGTCCTTCCTACCGACCCACGGGACCCCTCATGCTCCACAAGACGGCATTTGTGGAGTACGTACCGCTAGGCATCGTCGCCCCCATTGCGCCGTGGAATTATCCCTTTCACAATCTCCTCAATCACATCATTTCCGGAATTTTTGCCGGCAACGCCGTCGTCGGGAAGGTTTCCGAACACACATCCTGGAGTGCCAGTTACTTTGGACGCATCGTGGCCCGGGCCCTCGTGGAACACGGACACAATCCCAATTTGTGTGCCATTGTAACCGGCTACGGTGACGCGGGTGCCGCCCTCGTCTCACACCCACTCGTCGATAAGGTTGTCTTTACTGGGTCTCCCGGTATTGGTAAAAAAGTCATGGAAACAGCCTCGCACGTTCTCAAACCCGTCATTCTCGAATTGGGAGGCAAAGACGCTATGGTCGTTATGGAAGATTGTCAATTGAAAGACGTGGTGCCCTGGGTCATGCGCGGGTGCTTTCAGAATTGTGGACAAAATTGTGTCGGAATCGAGCGGGTTCTCGTCTACGAATCCCTGCACGATGCCTTTGTGGAAGAGGTGACCGCGCAGGTCAAGGCTCTGCGGCAAGGTATTCCGTTGGAAACGTGCGGCTCGTCCGCCGACGTCGATTGTGGTTCCATGGTCATGGACGGACAGTTGGATCTAATTCAAGCCTTGGTGGACGACGCAGTCAAGCAAGGTGCTACAGTCGTTACCGGCGGTAAACGCGCAGTAAACGGCAATGGACAGTTCTACGAACCCACTATTCTAACCGGAGTGACCGCCGAGATGCGAGTCTTTCAGGAAGAAGTATTCGGACCCGTCATGACGATTGTCAGAGTCCCCaaggatgatgatgaagcCTGCCTGCGGCTCGTCAATAACAGTGCGTTTGGACTCGGCTCAAGTGTTTATTGTGGCAATCAACGCCGTGGTCTCGCACTGGGACGTCAAATTCGCTCCGGTATGCTCTGCATCAACGATTTTGGGTCCAACTATCTGGTACAGTCGTTGCCCTTCGGCGGCGTGAAAGAATCCGGTTTCGGACGCTTTGCCGGTATTGAAGGATTACAGGCCATGTGTTTGGAGCGATCCATCCTTGTCGATCGCATTCCTGGAATTAAGACGACCATCCCACCACCCATCAATTACCCAATCGACAAACAAAAGGGACTGCCGTTTGCGGCTTCGCTGATTCAGCTGTTTTACAACGAAAGCATCATTGGAAAGATCAAAGGTATTTTCGGACTCATCAAGTTTGGATGA
- a CDS encoding predicted protein: protein MIRTSQSLAEGDDRLLVAVWSPSLQNEVDAVGNGRAAASASLWSSADVELSSTSIGVRTGVVVRHLPDPATGDDRAYLISYPSSNNGVGSNNGGTSTVTTSSLASTTKTTTDRTNPHVAVAELQSISTRYGSYLVGDDYVVGDGSLYTATPVDPLFWCLTDDNATANTTTSGNHSAAQSQSWQPLEQIVATTFPPHVSDLVMDKAQYRHVLASMSLAMDSASSDPNECFYRFSVAKALVWLTRKQQAVEAVLLQQAVNETATSNAAAALAKEAVNGGAFSDSFQLGGQRDECDPKRSKSPVAGSLEPPPAAHFDQPLSQTGSPENAATTTPTCVSTLQPQSLSVSAQIQAKEESIQVVCQYLRPVWQSRFLEHLEVTESVLETTTERQKRRLVAQQASNNPDAGHSGAPTMTLPTVSTADWNERLTQTVSEDTSGNINTISTKRGPPSQTIGAKKLAKVNTKGMKKMSAFFGAAAKKK from the coding sequence ATGATTCGGACTTCCCAAAGCTTGGCGGAAGGCGATGACCGTCTCTTGGTAGCAGTTTGGTCTCCGTCTCTACAAAACGAGGTTGATGCCGTCGGCAACGGCCGCGCTGCTGCTAGTGCCAGCCTTTGGAGCAGCGCAGACGTTGAGCTTTCGTCAACTTCGATCGGCGTTCGTACAGGTGTTGTTGTACGCCACTTGCCCGATCCAGCTACGGGGGACGATCGTGCCTACCTGATTTCTTACcccagcagcaacaacggtGTTGGTAGCAATAACGGGGGCACGTCAACCGTTACAACTTCTTCCCTAGCGTCTACAACCAAAACCACTACCGACCGTACTAATCCGCACGTTGCCGTGGCGGAGTTACAGTCAATTTCGACACGGTATGGCTCCTACTTGGTTGGAGACGACTATGTTGTGGGAGACGGATCTTTGTACACGGCGACTCCAGTGGATCCGCTCTTTTGGTGTTTGACCGACGACAATGCAACTGCCAACACTACGACCTCCGGGAACCACTCTGCAGCTCAGTCGCAATCCTGGCAACCCCTCGAACAGATTGTGGCCACAACATTTCCTCCCCACGTAAGCGACCTGGTCATGGATAAGGCGCAGTATCGGCATGTCTTGGCCAGTATGAGTCTGGCTATGGACAGCGCATCGTCCGATCCGAACGAATGCTTTTATAGATTCTCCGTCGCCAAGGCACTCGTCTGGTTGACGCGTAAGCAACAAGCCGTAGAGGCGGTGCTGTTACAGCAAGCGGTCAACGAAACGGCCACCTCAAACGCCGCCGCAGCTCTGGCTAAGGAAGCGGTTAACGGCGGTGCCTTTAGCGATTCCTTCCAGTTGGGAGGCCAGCGCGATGAGTGTGATCCGAAGAGATCCAAATCACCAGTAGCGGGTTCACTTGAGCCGCCACCAGCCGCACACTTTGACCAGCCTCTGTCACAGACGGGCTCGCCCGAAAACGCCGCAACGACCACGCCGACGTGCGTCAGTACCCTCCAACCGCAGTCTCTATCGGTGAGTGCACAAATACAAGCCAAAGAAGAGAGCATTCAGGTTGTATGTCAGTATCTCCGTCCAGTTTGGCAAAGCCGTTTTCTCGAGCATCTAGAGGTGACCGAGTCGGTGCTCGAAACGACAACCGAACGGCAAAAACGGCGACTCGTAGCCCAACAGGCTAGTAACAACCCGGATGCTGGCCACTCGGGAGCACCAACAATGACGCTGCCGACCGTTTCCACGGCCGACTGGAACGAACGTCTCACACAAACCGTATCGGAAGATACAAGTGGCAACATCAACACGATTTCGACTAAACGAGGGCCGCCTTCGCAAACTATAGGAGCAAAAAAACTGGCCAAGGTGAACACCAAGGGGATGAAAAAAATGAGCGCCTTTTTTGGGGCGGCAGCCAAGAAGAAATAA
- a CDS encoding predicted protein: MTDAPRDMGRIFQDRRRAAALSNPRNPTPAVVPTHASSTSRTPPPQPSPLPSLLDIQAEQQQQQQQQPVRGTRGGRADGNGNRYNSGGPSQHRSERGNRRTTHRGPDHSRLPLEQGVICSLRDNFGFIRCAERPEEIFFHYSALHDATAHPDDLQIDTEVQFRVGSSARDADKLAALDVCVLEPGTVVWETEDTPGQRFTGIVERPVRTDRAGDRHHNRNSGKSSAVSTDGTIRVLVPPERTASVENESVEPAEPAPVEAITAKAEGPLLRFTLDDYGQTPGAVESSANSGDVRNTRRSTRLSRGDLVEFSMVTDRRTKDQFARNITLILSEKERAGQEAEKRMLDEATEEHGVVTSLKGDYGFLKSNKRREQVYFHYSSIHLSDDEDGDGADDEDFVLKEGQEMKFLVVQDDREGSNRPSQRRISARKVKAQPRGSVKFHDVLATGMTGVVTMCPQPVDSGHSLEQRGRVRLAQPIHDVDEEGNERVIQEVYLTSHESPGGTYSFHSGADVGVWISIGDTLLFDVWRDFVDEGACHAAPTQFLTPSDHPLNIGSATSDEYLDNESADIDPKRAVRLINMSLAMRAEGVVNAVKEGYGFIHFAERPVDVHFKLYQMLPDELQVDLRRNMGLSEIDEHGSPLRLEPGVEVHFDLSIHGNINSHATSRHHRSRQSSQPHERENMKAQRVLLLPPNTVVLKKVLTMDAEGVISKEDMKQPYAGAVDLEEAVNPMTTDERHPMVAKLIDEYLASDIETPIVFRDIQSVKEDEVLLELIEQKAKGALNLTHIKQSGEPSYEGRVCISKVIAEPTKANEETPSYADEKKDVKELDTDGADESGKGNTKPGLPPVKGRTKGAPKAFKSLRFDKSSLSLELRDDLPPSLDDRVTLDVVQSRRTGQCVLENIRVVERHISEISVTEATGLGVVHEVVPARQFGFISVLDDNAAKREILFFNLSSVLGASPETESTAPANKKKALIRKGDEVKFDIGTEKNGKRVALNVTVLPKETISSKPDPNACKGIILLQPAYTTLKNTPIRHASSAVSQEGGKPGRWDSIDEDRKKPSVTEPVTEQGCILLLEDPLHMFGVKAGAAVANESGDKADGSSPLLSTLRYKKGALAAQGAGSSLAVDQSSHPRRGDLVSFVPSKNGKGLRDVRVLVSGQATLMRGRLQDLNFAAGTADFYAANEDEDKYPVELAQIVGCKLSVLKEDEAVEGILHEGKLYGLCRTTDLYLESKLAGDRE; this comes from the exons ATGACGGATGCACCACGCGATATGGGACGGATCTTTCAGGACCGGCGGCGTGCAGCGGCGCTCTCCAACCCTCGCAACCCCACACCTGCGGTAGTCCCCACCCACGCTTCTTCCACGAGTCggacaccaccaccacaaccaTCACCACTTCCCAGTCTACTCGACATTCAAGccgaacaacaacaacaacaacaacaacaaccagtGCGGGGAACCCGTGGAGGACGCGCGGACGGCAACGGCAATCGTTACAACTCCGGAGGCCCCTCGCAACACCGATCCGAACGGGGCAACCGCCGCACAACCCACCGCGGACCCGATCATTCACGACTCCCTCTGGAACAAGGCGTCATTTGCTCACTCCGGGACAATTTTGGATTCATTCGTTGTGCCGAACGACCGGAAGAAATCTTTTTTCACTATTCGGCACTCCACGACGCTACCGCGCATCCGGATGATTTGCAAATCGACACGGAAGTCCAGTTTCGGGTGGGTTCGTCCGCCCGGGATGCCGACAAGCTGGCCGCCTTGGACGTGTGCGTCTTGGAGCCCGGTACAGTGGTGTGGGAAACGGAAGACACTCCCGGACAGCGCTTTACCGGGATTGTGGAACGTCCCGTGCGCACCGATCGAGCCGGGGACCGCCACCACAACCGCAACAGCGGCAAATCCAGTGCCGTCAGCACGGATGGTACTATTCGGGTGCTCGTTCCACCGGAGCGAACGGCTTCGGTGGAAAATGAATCGGTGGAACCGGCGGAACCGGCCCCAGTCGAGGCGATCACGGCCAAAGCCGAAGGCCCCTTGTTGCGCTTTACGCTAGACGACTACGGACAAACACCCGGCGCCGTCGAATCCTCCGCCAACAGTGGCGACGTCCGCAATACGCGCCGGTCCACTCGATTGTCACGAGGAGATTTGGTGGAGTTCTCCATGGTCACGGATCGGCGGACCAAGGACCAATTTGCTCGCAACATTACGCTGAtcttgtcggaaaaggaACGAGCAGGACAAGAAGCGGAAAAACGcatgttggacgaagccacgGAAGAGCACGGCGTCGTCACGTCTCTGAAAGGAGATTACGGATTCCTAAAGAGTAACAAACGTCGCGAACAGGTATACTTCCACTATTCCAGTATACATTTGTCcgatgatgaagacggcGATGgagccgacgacgaagactttgtccTCAAAGAGGGACAAGAGATGAAGTTTCTCGTGGTGCAGGACGACCGCGAAGGATCGAATAGACCCTCGCAGCGACGTATTAGTGCTCGCAAGGTCAAGGCGCAGCCGCGAGGGAGTGTCAAGTTTCACGATGTGCTGGCTACTGGAATGACTGGTGTAGTGACCATGTGTCCGCAACCGGTCGATTCAGGCCACTCTTTGGAACAGCGCGGCCGTGTACGTCTCGCACAACCGATCCATGACGTGGACGAGGAAGGAAACGAACGGGTGATCCAGGAGGTCTACTTGACTTCGCATGAGTCTCCCGGGGGAACTTATTCCTTCCACTCTGGGGCTGATGTGGGGGTTTGGATCTCGATCGGTGACACGTTACTGTTCGACGTATGGCGAGACTTTGTGGACGAAGGCGCCTGTCATGCGGCACCGACACAATTTCTGACACCATCCGATCATCCTTTGAATATCGGAAGTGCCACTTCCGACGAATATTTGGACAACGAATCTGCCGATATCGATCCCAAGCGTGCGGTCCGTCTCATTAACATGTCACTGGCCATGCGAGCGGAGGGCGTCGTGAACGCAGTGAAGGAAGGATACGGGTTCATCCACTTTGCCGAGCGCCCGGTGGATGTGCACTTTAAGCTTTACCAGATGCTGCCGGACGAGCTTCAAGTTGATCTACGACGGAATATGGGACTATCGGAAATAGATGAACACGGGAGTCCGTTACGGCTCGAACCAGGGGTCGAGGTTCATTTTGATCTTTCAATACACGGAAACATCAATTCGCACGCTACGTCGAGACATCACCGTAGCCGCCAATCGTCGCAGCCCCACGAACGGGAGAACATGAAAGCGCAGCGAGTTTTGCTTCTGCCACCGAACACCGTGGTGCTCAAAAAAGTTCTCACCATGGATGCAGAAGGCGTCATCAGCAAGGAAGACATGAAGCAACCGTATGCTGGTGCTGTGGACCTCGAGGAAGCCGTTAACCCCATGACAACGGACGAACGTCATCCGATGGTGGCCAAATTAATCGATGAATATCTAGCCAGCGACATAGAAACACCGATCGTATTCCGTGATATTCAGAGCGTAAAGGAAGATGAGGTTTTGCTTGAACTGATCGAGCAAAAGGCAAAAGGAGCACTGAATTTGACACACATTAAACAGTCCGGCGAACCCAGTTACGAAGGTCGAGTCTGTATAAGCAAAGTGATCGCTGAACCAACCAAGGCAAACGAAGAGACGCCTTCCTATGCCGACGAGAAAAAGGATGTGAAAGAGCTCGATACGGACGGCGCTGACGAAAGTGGAAAGGGGAATACAAAGCCGGGTCTACCACCGGTCAAAGGTAGAACGAAGGGGGCTCCAAAAGCATTCAAGAGTTTACGCTTCGATAAAAGTAGTCTGTCTTTAGAGCTAAGGGATGATCTTCCTCCGTCTCTGGATGACCGGGTCACGCTTGACGTGGTTCAATCTCGAAGGACCGGGCAGTGTGTGCTCGAAAATATCCGTGTAGTGGAACGACATATTTCAGAAATATCGGTGACTGAGGCTACAGGGCTTGGTGTCGTGCACGAAGTCGTTCCTGCCCGACAATTTGGTTTCATTTCTGTGTTGGATGATAACGCGGCGAAGCGAGAGATTCTCTTCTTCAATCTCTCGAGCGTCCTCGGTGCCAGCCCGGAGACTGAATCTACGGCTCCGGCCAATAAGAAGAAAGCATTGATCCGCAAAGGCGACGAAGTCAAATTTGATATCGGGACAGAAAAAAACGGTAAGCGTGTCGCTTTGAACGTTACAGTTTTACCCAAGGAAACGATTTCGAGTAAGCCTGATCCCAACGCCTGCAAGGGGATCATTTTGCTCCAACCTGCCTACACGACGCTTAAGAATACGCCGATTCGGCACGCCAGCTCGGCAGTTTCTCAGGAAGGCGGCAAGCCAGGACGATGGGATTCAATAGACGAGGACCGGAAAAAACCGTCAGTTACCGAACCCGTCACCGAACAAGGGTGCATTTTGCTGTTGGAAGACCCTCTCCATATGTTTGGCGTAAAGGCTGGAGCGGCAGTCGCTAACGAAAGCGGGGACAAGGCTGACGGATCGTCACCACTTCTTTCCACTTTACGGTACAAGAAGGGCGCGTTGGCTGCTCAAGGCGCGGGTTCGTCTTTGGCAGTCGACCAGTCGTCGCATCCGCGTCGTGGGGATCTCGTATCGTTTGTCCCATCCAAAAACGGTAAAGGTTTGCGTGACGTTCGAGTCTTGGTGAGTGGCCAAGCCACGTTGATGCGGGGCCGGCTCCAGGATTTGAATTTCGCGGCAGGCACGGCTGATTTCTACGCCGCCAATGAAGATGAGGACAAATACCCGGTTGAACTAGCACAAATCGTGGGCTGTAAGCTTTCCGTGTTGAAGGAAGACGAAGCGGTCGAAGGAATTCTTCACGAAGGAAAATTGTACGGACTGTGCCGGACAACTGATCTGTATTTGGAGTCAAAACTGG CGGGAGATCGAGAGTAG
- a CDS encoding predicted protein, with protein MDLFLFTVSAAAYRYHIGWNKTKFFRGISYATLSKQNAETSTAILRHFAKSSVFGRLASYEGALTVQRDVEDGEKLEIGIEFAKKKGVIDPDFTPEPYITIDVLGKAPAEVASIILQHVGQQASGVIVLVGLSGTGKGTTVALLRQTLEQDQGKQVVTWSNGNVFRSVTLLAATWCEQQPGIDGFDATKALTKGNIANYMKMLTFGKFNGKYDIRIHGLGLDVLVSEVQNTTLKSLAVSKNIPTVAQFTQGEVILFAAQAVETMGKDGIFVLLEGREQTVDYVRSPHRFNLTLSDPTLIGKRRAAQRLMGSAVGSVPKNAAPVIIQQAMEDALHDMVKEIESQ; from the coding sequence atggatttgttTTTGTTCACAGTCTCCGCAGCAGCCTATCGTTACCACATTGGCTGGAATAAAACGAAGTTTTTCCGAGGGATTTCTTACGCAACGTTGTCGAAACAAAATGCCGAAACGAGTACCGCGATACTTCGGCACTTTGCCAAATCGAGTGTCTTTGGACGCTTGGCCTCGTACGAAGGAGCTTTGACGGTCCAACGGGACGTGGAAGACGGCGAAAAGCTAGAGATAGGTATTGAATTTGCCAAGAAAAAAGGGGTCATCGATCCGGACTTTACACCCGAACCCTATATAACCATTGACGTTTTGGGCAAAGCACCCGCGGAGGTCGCTTCCATCATTCTCCAGCACGTTGGACAACAAGCGTCGGGCGTGATTGTATTGGTCGGCCTCTCTGGAACGGGAAAAGGCACCACCGTCGCGCTCTTGCGTCAAACACTAGAACAGGACCAGGGCAAACAGGTCGTCACCTGGTCCAACGGCAACGTATTTCGTTCCGTCACACTCTTGGCGGCGACCTGGTGCGAGCAACAACCCGGTATTGACGGATTCGATGCCACAAAGGCTCTGACCAAAGGAAACATTGCCAATTACATGAAAATGCTGACCTTTGGTAAATTCAACGGAAAGTACGATATCCGCATTCACGGTTTGGGTCTCGATGTGCTCGTATCGGAAGTGCAAAACACGACGCTCAAAAGTTTGGCCGTCTCCAAGAACATTCCCACCGTTGCTCAATTCACACAAGGGGAAGTTATTTTGTTCGCCGCCCAAGCTGTGGAAACAATGGGTAAGGACGGGATCTTTGTGCTTCTGGAAGGTCGCGAACAAACGGTTGATTACGTACGCAGTCCGCACCGTTTCAACCTTACTCTATCCGATCCAACCTTAATTGGCAAGCGACGAGCCGCGCAGCGGCTCATGGGATCGGCCGTGGGATCCGTGCCTAAAAATGCAGCCCCAGTCATCATTCAACAAGCCATGGAAGATGCCCTCCACGATATGGTGAAGGAAATTGAATCGCAGTAA